Below is a genomic region from Microbacterium galbinum.
GTCTTCGTCGCGCACGGGACGCCCGTCGAAGAAGCGGCTGCGTCGGAACGTCGGATGCTCGTGCCGCAGTCGGGCGACGGATGCGGTGAACTCGATCAGGGGCCGGTCGGCGGCATCCCAATCGACCCAGGTGATCTCGTTGTCCTGCGCGTAGCCGTTGTTGTTGCCGCCCTGCGTGCGGCCCAACTCGTCGCCGTGCGCGATCATCGGCACGCCCTGCGAGAGCAACAGCGTCGCCAGGAAGTTGCGCTGCTGGCGCGCCCGGCGACGGTTGACATCGGCGTCGTCGGTCGGACCCTCCACCCCGTTGTTGTCGGAGCGGTTGTGGGATTCGCCGTCGTTGTTGTCTTCGCCGTTGGCCTCGTTGTGCTTCTCGTCGTACGACACGAGGTCGCGCAGGGTGAAGCCGTCGTGCGCGGTGACGAAGTTGATCGACGCCACGGGGCGACGGCCGGAGTGCTCGTAGAGGTCGGCCGAGCCGGTGAGGCGCGACGCGAACTCGCCGAGCGCCTGCGGCTCCCCCCGCCAGAAGTCGCGGACCGTGTCGCGGTACTTGCCGTTCCACTCGGTCCACTGGGGCGGGAAATTGCCCACCTGGTAGCCGCCGGGGCCGACGTCCCACGGCTCGGCGATCAGCTTCACCTGCGAGACGATCGGATCCTGCTGCACGAGCTCGAAGAACGCCGCCAGCCGGTCGACGTCGTAGAACTCGCGAGCAAGGGTCGAGGCGAGATCGAAGCGGAACCCGTCGACGTGCATCTCGGTCACCCAGTAGCGCAGCGAGTCCATGATCAGCTGCAGCGCGTGCGGACTGCCGGCGTTGAGGCTGTTGCCCGTGCCGGTGTAGTCGGTGTAGTACCGCTTGTCCTCCTCCAACCGGTAGTACGCCCGGTTGTCGATCCCGCGCATCGAGAGCATCGGTCCCAGATGATTGCCCTCGGCGGTGTGGTTGTAGACGACGTCGAGGATGACCTCGATGCCCGCGGCGTGGAGGGCGCGGACCATCGCCTTGAACTCCTGCACCTGCTGACCCTGCTGGCCGTTCGAGGCGTAGTCGTTGTGCGGCGCGAAGAATGCGAGCGTGTTGTAACCCCAGTAGTTGGTGAGGCCCTTGTCCTGGAGCACCGAATCGTGCACGAACTGGTGCACCGGCATGAGCTCGATCGCCGTCACCCCGAGGCGCACGAGGTGGTCGATGATGGCGGGATGCGCGATGCCCGCGTACGTTCCGCGCAGGTCGTCGGGTACGTCGGGATGCTGAACGGTGAGGCCCTTCACGTGCGCCTCGTAAATCACGGTCTGCGCGTAGGGCGTCTTGAGAAGCCGGTCGCCCGCCCAGTCGAAGAACGGGTTGATGACCACGCCCTTCGCCATCGACGCGGCGGAGTCCTCGTCGTTGCGCGAGTCGGGGTCGCCGAAGTCGTAGCCGAAGAGCGACTGCCCCCAGTCGATGTCACCCGCGACGGCCTTGGCGTAGGGGTCGAGCAGCAGCTTGTTCGGGTTGAACCGCTGACCCTCGGTGGGGTCGTAGGGGCCGTGCACGCGGTAGCCGTAGAGCTGCCCCGGCTGCACCGCCGGCAGGTAGCCGTGCCAGACGAACGCATCGACCTCGGTCAGCTCCACACGCTGCTCGGTGCCGTCGGCGTCGAACAGGCACAACTCGACCTTCTCGGCGCATTCGCTGAAGAGGGCGAAGTTGGTTCCCTGTCCGTCGTAGGTGGCCCCCAGGGGGTAGGGCGTTCCCGGCCAGATCTCGAGGCTCATGCCGTGATCTTAGGCGCACGCGGTGACGCGGCTGTTTCGGCGACGATCTCCACGGCGCGGTGGAAGTCGTGAACCTGGGCGATCTCGCTCGCCTGGGCGTAGGGGTGGCCGACGTAGCAGACGAACACGGGCGGCACGACCTCGACGAAGCCGACGGGGCCGTCGTGCAGCACGACGTAGCGGTCGGGGTCGACGCGCTCGTACGAGACCTCGCTCGGAGCGTCTGCGGTGGCCGGGGTGTCGGCGGCGGGCGAGTGGACGAGTCCGTGCTCGTCACCGCCGCATGCGGAGCCGGGGGATGTGCGGGTCTGTGCAGTCATGCGGGCTCCTGTGATTCTGTTTGTGGTGTCGACGATAGGCGCGCGCGGGGAATCGGAGAATGCCATTGCCAGAGCGGTAGGCCAGCGGTTAGCATCGGCAGTTCTCTTCATCGCGTCCGGCGTCACAGATCGCCGCGCTATCCGGTCATAGCTGGTGGAGCGACCGCGCTCCCCGTGGAGAAGAGGAGACCATGCTCGACGGACTGTCGCCCGCCGACGGCCTGAACGATGCGCTCGAGTTCGGCTCGTCTCGGTTCCGCTCTGTGGGGCGATGGCGGCGGCGCGTGGCGGACGGATGCTCGGTGGGCGCCGTCACCGGAAGATGAGGAAGCCGAGTGCGGCGAAAGCGAGCGAAAGCGCCAGTGCCATGCGGCCGAGTCGGGCGGCGCGAGCGTCGCGGCGGGCCGCGAGCAGGATCACCAGCATCGCCAGGATTCCCCCGATCCACCAGGTCTTGATGAGAACCGTGAGCACGACGAGCGCGACGAAACCGGTTACCGGGATGATCAGCATCAGGACGACGCTTGCCAGCGCGATGAGTGGGGTGAACCAGACGATCCTCGCGAAGAGGAGCGGGCCGTCTTCGACCCACGCGGCGGCGAGATGCGACCGCGGCGGCGGTGCAGCACAGATGAACGGCTCGTTCGTCGGGTGGCGTTCGCGCATCATGGAGTTGCAGTCGGAGTCGGAGTGGCGAAGCCGAACTTCGGCTCAGCCGACGGATGCTCCGGCTGCGACCAGTCCCGCCCGTTCAGCCCGGCCGGGAACATGAGGTCGACGAGCTCTTCCTCGCTTCCCGGCTCGCAGGTACTCGTGACGTCGATGTCGATCCAGTCCCGTGACTTTCCAGTCGTAACGGTGATGACGACTAGTTCGATGTGCGCAGAAGGCTTGCGCGCTTCCAGAACGAGGTCTTGCACGTCGCCGGAGAATGTACGCACTCCGATTCCGGACCATCCGTGCTCACCGAACCACTCAGAAAGGGCATCGATCGTCTGGTCGGGTGAACCGTCGGGCAAGCGCCAGCCATCGTTGTGGGGCGTCGAGCGCCCGAACGCGAATCGGTAGCCGTCACTGCCGCACTTGCTCGGAATGTCGCCGTATTTCTGCACGTCCCATTCACCGTCCAGGATCCTCAGTTGCAGTAACGAGATCTCTTTCTTGACTGAGGAGTTGATACTTCGCGCTTGGTGGTAGAGAGCTATACCCGATGGCGCACATCCCGCCATGGACAGCACCGCCAGCAACAGTCCAACCAAAGCGATGATCGCCCGGCCCCGGAAGCCGCGCCGACTTGGCACCTCCGTCCGCTTGGCGGACACGACAAGAATCCGATCTGTCATGCGCATCGAAACAGTGTGCTTGCGATCCGGGAACACCATCGGAAGCTATCCACAGCCCGATCCAAACCACTCATGACCACCCCCACGGATGCTCGAGCATGTAGAGGAGCAGGACGGGGCCGAGCGCCGCGATGGCGAATGCGCCGAGCGCGCCGAAGATCTTGGTCGCGAGCGATCCGAATCGAGTACGGAAGCGCACGTTCTTGTAGATGAACGCGGCGAGCACGATTGACACCCCGTACTGCAGGTACTGCCAGATCGGTACGAAGTTCAGGTACGCCGACCACGCCGTCCAGAGCGGGAATGCCACCCACAGGCACAGCGCCGCGAGCATGGAGCCCCATGCCGCCGACCGTGCTCTTTCTCGTTGCGCCGAGTTCGGAACGTAGGGATGCTCGGGCGCTGCGGTGCGTTCGAGGTCGTCGCTCATGCGCCCGGGAACTGTGAGTAGATCATGCCCAGCACCAGCGATTCGAGCATTCCGAGCGCCCCATAGAGCGCCGCCTGCCGGTTGCCCCACAGCGCGAAGAACAGAACCAACAGTGACGCCACACCGAACACCCACCAGACCATCGCGAGATAGCCGAAGATGGCGAGCCCGATGATGCCGTAGATCGGCACCGCCAGGATGATGAACGACACCGCAGTCACGATCAGTGGCGTGAACGCCACGATCGCACCGAAGGTCTCGGCTCTGTCGCGCTTCGCCTTCGCTGTCGGCGACTGGACGGGCGTGATCGGCGGTGCACCCGCGTTGTCCTCGATCATGATTCGGGCGAAGCGGTTGGGGCCGGAGTTGCCATGCCGAACTTGGGAGTCTCCGTAGGATGCTCCCGCTCAACGACGTCGTAGTCGAATAGATTATCCGGAAACATGAGCTCTCTGAGTTCCCAACGGTCTCCCGCTTCGCACGTACTCGTGGCGCGTATCGTGACAATGTCGTTCTCCACGCCACTGGAGATCGTGATGAGTAAGTCATCGATGTAACTCGATCTCTTCTCCGCCTCAACGGTGACGGATGAGACTCCAGCGGCGTAAGTCCGTCCGACGATTCCCGTCCACCCACGGCCCTCGAGCCAATCCATCAGCTCGTCCGCCATGTCCGGGGCTGTCGGTGCCGACATCCGCCAGTCGCTCTCGAGCGGCGTTCCACGCTGAACGTAGAAGTTGTATCCGTTTGCCCCGCATCCATTAGGTATGTCGCCGTACTCCCCTACCGTCCACTCACCATCGAAGATGTGGAGTTGCAATTCGGACAGCTCCTGCTTCATCGTGAGATTGGTTTCGCGAGCGTGCTCGTACAGAGTCACGCCCGTCTGCGCACAACTAGTCATCGTGAGAATTGCTCCTGTCGAAAAAAGCGTGAGTGCTGCGAGAAGACGACGTCGGCACCGCGATCCGCTTTTCACTGGCGCGCCTCGACGCGCTCGGCGAAATCGGCCACAGCTTGCATCATGGCTTCTGAGCGGGGATCCAGGTACCCGACGCTTTCCTCGGGGATGAATCCCAGATGCCAGTACG
It encodes:
- the glgX gene encoding glycogen debranching protein GlgX — encoded protein: MSLEIWPGTPYPLGATYDGQGTNFALFSECAEKVELCLFDADGTEQRVELTEVDAFVWHGYLPAVQPGQLYGYRVHGPYDPTEGQRFNPNKLLLDPYAKAVAGDIDWGQSLFGYDFGDPDSRNDEDSAASMAKGVVINPFFDWAGDRLLKTPYAQTVIYEAHVKGLTVQHPDVPDDLRGTYAGIAHPAIIDHLVRLGVTAIELMPVHQFVHDSVLQDKGLTNYWGYNTLAFFAPHNDYASNGQQGQQVQEFKAMVRALHAAGIEVILDVVYNHTAEGNHLGPMLSMRGIDNRAYYRLEEDKRYYTDYTGTGNSLNAGSPHALQLIMDSLRYWVTEMHVDGFRFDLASTLAREFYDVDRLAAFFELVQQDPIVSQVKLIAEPWDVGPGGYQVGNFPPQWTEWNGKYRDTVRDFWRGEPQALGEFASRLTGSADLYEHSGRRPVASINFVTAHDGFTLRDLVSYDEKHNEANGEDNNDGESHNRSDNNGVEGPTDDADVNRRRARQQRNFLATLLLSQGVPMIAHGDELGRTQGGNNNGYAQDNEITWVDWDAADRPLIEFTASVARLRHEHPTFRRSRFFDGRPVRDEDGERVPDVVWLRPDGRPMKPEDWDSGFGLSVGMFLNGYGIREKDVRGRPVTDVNFLVYFNSGDAAVDAVLPPARLAKGWEIVVDTAGQSIEGATLRPRDDLILEAQSLLVLRERPEAEIDTDDSVEASLRAQTEHVEAVEAAAAASAAEADDAPTEAPDEENP